ACCTGCACTCCGGTCACAGCATGCAGCTCCTGGTGGTGTTAGCAGCTTTCATGGGGGTTGTGTTCAGTGTAAGAGCAGCCGCTGTGCTTCCTGTAGAGGATAGAAGCCCCATCCATATGAGCAGGGTGAGTAGATTTTTATTGTTCTAttaatttcatcttttattaCTGATTGACTTATAtgtttttttgagaaaaatctaATTGAATAAgtagcattttttaaagaatatcTGAACTTATATTGAAAATTGCTTGTTTCATCAAGAGAAATGAATTCTccttgaatttaaatttgaaagaaTTTGTGCTAGAGAGTGACAACAATTTTTAATTATTCCTGTGAACTCGTGTCTAAAttggaaaaatgaaacataatgaaaatTTGCCACATGAATGCGTCTCAATAATatattctcctcttctctgattTTTGCTCAGGAGCTGAGCAAAGAGCGCAAGGAGCTGATCCTGAAGCTGGTGTCTGGCTTGTTGGAGGGAGACCTGGACACCAACATGCTGCCCGGGGATGTGGCACCTGTGGATCTGGAGGAGCCGCTGGAGTCTCGTCTGGAGGAGAGGGCTGTCTATAACCGGCTATCACTGCCT
This sequence is a window from Paralichthys olivaceus isolate ysfri-2021 chromosome 6, ASM2471397v2, whole genome shotgun sequence. Protein-coding genes within it:
- the LOC109630681 gene encoding somatostatin-1B-like, translated to MQLLVVLAAFMGVVFSVRAAAVLPVEDRSPIHMSRELSKERKELILKLVSGLLEGDLDTNMLPGDVAPVDLEEPLESRLEERAVYNRLSLPQRDRKAPCKNFFWKTFTSC